CATTGCGCTGGAATCCGTGCCGAAACATCTGGTCGTCATTGGTGGCGGTGTGATTGGTCTGGAACTGGGCGCTGTCTGGGGGCGTCTGGGCGCGAAAGTCACTGTGGTTGAATATCTGGATCGCATCCTGCCGACGATGGATGGTGATTTGTCCAAGGAAGCCAAAAAAATCTTTGGCAAGCAGGGCATGGAATTCAAACTGTCCAGCAAAGTTACATCCGTCAAAGATAATGGCAAAGGCGTAACGTTGAGCGTTGAGCCGGCCGCTGGTGGTGCAGCAGAAACGATCGAAGCCGATATCGTTCTGGTCGCTGTTGGGCGCAAGGCCTATACCGATGGTTTGGGTCTGGATGCGGTGGGTGTTGAGCGTGATGAACGTGGCCGCGTCAAAACCGATGCGCATTTCCAATCCAATGTAAAAGGCATCTTCGCCATTGGTGATGTGATTGCCGGCCCGATGCTGGCGCACAAAGCTGAAGACGAGGGCGTGATTCTGGCCGAAATGATTGCCGGGCAAACGGGACACATTGATTACAATCTGGTCCCCAGCGTTGTGTACACATGGCCGGAAGTGGCCAGCGTGGGCCAAACTGAAGATCAGGTGAAGGCCGCCAACGCCCAATATAAAGTCGGTAAATTCCCGTTCAGCGCCAACGGCCGCGCCCGTGCGATGAACGCGACCGAAGGCTTCGTTAAAATTATTGCCGATGCCAAAACGGATCGCGTTTTGGGCGTGCACATCATCGGGCCAGAAGCGGGCACGTTGATTGCCGAAGCGGTCATCGCCATGGAATTTGGCGCCTCCGCCGAAGACATCGCCCGCACCTGCCACGCCCACCCGACCTTGGAAGAGGCGGTGAAGGAAGCGGCGCTGGCGGTTGATGGACGTCCGCTGCATATGTAAGCGGATCAAATGGAATAAAGAGCGGGGTGCATCATGCGCCCCGTTTTTTTATGTATCGATTTTATTGCGGGGGTGGGCTGCGTGGTGAATGCGGATCAATTCTTCGGCGTTCACTTCGGTATAACGCTGCGTGGTGGACAGGGAAGCATGGCCCAGCAATTCCTGAATTTCCCGCAAATTGGCCCCGTTTTCCAGCAAATGCGTGGCGAAGGAGTGGCGCAGCGCGTGCGGTGTCGCCGTTTCGGGCAGGCCGAGGGCGAGGCGAATATCGCGCATGGCTTTCTGGGCGACACCCTGATGCAGACGTTTACCGCGCTCGCCGATGAACAACGGGCGGTCGCTGGTTTCCGCAAACGGGCATTCGGCGCGGTATTGTGTGATCATGCGTTCAACGATTTGAAGAACGGGAACCTGTCGTTCCTTGTTCCCCTTACCGCGCACGCGGATAAATCCATCGCGGGGCAGGCCGTTGATATTCAGTGACAAGGCTTCGTCAATACGAAGACCACATCCGTACAGCAGGGTAAACAAAGCACGGTTGCGTGATCCGATCCATCCGTCATTGGTGGCGGCGGATAAGGATTCGGCATTGTCCAAAACACTTTGCGCCTGACGTTGGCTGAGGGGGCGGGGCAGTTTGTGGGGCAGTTTCGGTGTGCGTACCGTTTTAATAGCCCCGTTATGCATGATGCCGCTGCGATCCAGCCACCCGATCAGGTTTTTAACACCGGATAATCCGCGCGCCCGTGTAGCGGCGGATGCGCCGTCAATGGCGCGGCGGGACATCCATGCGCGAAATTCGCGAATGGTGGCGTCGGATAAATCGTTTAAGGATGGCGGGCGGCCCAAATGACCGCATAAAAATGTGACGAACCCTCCCACATCACCGCAATACGCCCGCACCGTGTGTTTGGACAGGTTTCTTTCCCGCAACCAATCCACCCAGTGCCCCAACGCATCGGCCAGATCCGGCGCGCATTGTTCGCGTTGCAGGTGCGTTAAATGGGGAGGCTCAGCCATGTGCGGAAACAGCGTTCAATCACGCCGCCCAAAAACCCGATTTGGTCCGTGCCTTGACCGGGTTGGAAATGGTTTGGATCACGGCTGCCAAACGCCACGATGGCCGGGGGGGCGTGGCGGGAAATGTCCAATCGCATCAATAATTGCGATTTGACCAATCCGGCCCCGCCGCCATAAATTTCATCCAGTCCGGAAATGTTTGATTCCAAAACGGCGTTCTGGCCTTTGGTCAACAAATGAATGGTTCCGCTGGGCACAACACGCACACCGGTCAGGTCGATATGGGGAATAACATCCGAGTCAATTTCAACGATCAGTGAAACAATGTCCACGTCCAGAAGGGTCGCGCAATCCATCGTGATGGTGCGAACAAAATCGTCAAAGCTGGTGGCTTCCAACAGCATCAGGACGGCATTGTGAATGCGGGCCTGGTTGTTCATGTTGGCGCGGCTGTTTTCAACAATCTCGCGCGTGGCTTCGATCACTTCGTCTTTATCTTCGCGCAGACGTTTAATCATAAAGGATTGGAAGTCGGTGACTTTGCGGTCATTATCCTTGCGCGTCGGCGGGAACAGCAGGTCACACGCATCCGGGTTTTTATCCAGAAAATCGGGGTTCTTGCGTAACCACGCAATAATGTCGTCGGCGTCAAATGATGGGGGTACAGATTTTTCGGTCATGGCGTTCGACATTGTTATGGGCGGCTTTCAGATACGAAAAGGTAGGAAAGGAAACAGGCACACTGTGATTTTTTCAGTGTGCCCGTTTTTCAGAATTGTTTCAATCTTAATGCGCGCTTACCAGCGCAGGCCTTACCAGCTTGGGCCGTCCAGATCATTGTCCTTGTTCAGGCCCAATTTGTCGCGCGTGGCGCGAATGGTCGTGATGTAGGTGTTTTTCAGCGGCAGACTGGCCGGTGTGTTGTCAATCAACGACCCGTCCGGCGTAATGACATGTTTGAACGCATCGGTGATGCCGATATCCGGAACGTGAATGGGGTCGGTTGTAAATTTCCATCCGTCTTTTTCCATCTCTTCGCGCACGGCTTTTTCCGGCCATGACACGGCATAATCCTGTTTCGTGTTAAATACGGATGCAAGTTTCTTAAAAAAATTACCGAGTCCCAATTTGATCTCCCCTGTTCTCAGGTGTTTGGTTGAGTCCGTTTCGATCGAACGTCGTAATTGTATGAATAAATTGAGAGTCTGACCAGAGGCCAAAAATAAAGCCACCGTTTCCGGTGGCTTTAGAATCCATAATAATATCGGCGTCTTTTACACTTTAGGGACAGGCTTGTTCTGGGCCAGTTCACGCCGCGTCGCAGCAATTGTGTCGTGATAG
The window above is part of the Micavibrio aeruginosavorus ARL-13 genome. Proteins encoded here:
- the lpdA gene encoding dihydrolipoyl dehydrogenase, whose protein sequence is MTDAPSYDVIVIGSGPGGYVCAIRCAQLGLKTACVEKRDTLGGTCLNVGCIPSKALLQASEKFHEAEHALAAFGVKVGKPELDLPTMMKHKDAVVESNTKGVEFLFKKNKIDWLKGEGKVAAAGVVEVAGKTYNAKNIVIATGSDVASLPGITIDEKRIVSSTGAIALESVPKHLVVIGGGVIGLELGAVWGRLGAKVTVVEYLDRILPTMDGDLSKEAKKIFGKQGMEFKLSSKVTSVKDNGKGVTLSVEPAAGGAAETIEADIVLVAVGRKAYTDGLGLDAVGVERDERGRVKTDAHFQSNVKGIFAIGDVIAGPMLAHKAEDEGVILAEMIAGQTGHIDYNLVPSVVYTWPEVASVGQTEDQVKAANAQYKVGKFPFSANGRARAMNATEGFVKIIADAKTDRVLGVHIIGPEAGTLIAEAVIAMEFGASAEDIARTCHAHPTLEEAVKEAALAVDGRPLHM
- a CDS encoding tyrosine recombinase XerC is translated as MAEPPHLTHLQREQCAPDLADALGHWVDWLRERNLSKHTVRAYCGDVGGFVTFLCGHLGRPPSLNDLSDATIREFRAWMSRRAIDGASAATRARGLSGVKNLIGWLDRSGIMHNGAIKTVRTPKLPHKLPRPLSQRQAQSVLDNAESLSAATNDGWIGSRNRALFTLLYGCGLRIDEALSLNINGLPRDGFIRVRGKGNKERQVPVLQIVERMITQYRAECPFAETSDRPLFIGERGKRLHQGVAQKAMRDIRLALGLPETATPHALRHSFATHLLENGANLREIQELLGHASLSTTQRYTEVNAEELIRIHHAAHPRNKIDT
- a CDS encoding DUF484 family protein; the encoded protein is MTEKSVPPSFDADDIIAWLRKNPDFLDKNPDACDLLFPPTRKDNDRKVTDFQSFMIKRLREDKDEVIEATREIVENSRANMNNQARIHNAVLMLLEATSFDDFVRTITMDCATLLDVDIVSLIVEIDSDVIPHIDLTGVRVVPSGTIHLLTKGQNAVLESNISGLDEIYGGGAGLVKSQLLMRLDISRHAPPAIVAFGSRDPNHFQPGQGTDQIGFLGGVIERCFRTWLSLPI